A part of Streptomyces sp. NBC_01235 genomic DNA contains:
- a CDS encoding XdhC/CoxI family protein translates to MLNIADTLHRWCREARPFALATIVGVHGSAPLPVGTSVAVDENGDAVGSISGGCVEGAVYELCRQVLRDRGAPQRAWFGYSDDDAFAVGLTCGGELDVFVQCVDPAARPHLSTALSEINRGRPVAVAQVVDGPEPLLGSTLSVLGGDHAAYGSVDDGPANRAVADRTRALLRAGRTARIDIGGEGGGCPERLSVLVHVHRSRPRLLVFGAVDFAAALSQAGRFLGYHVTVCDARPVFATPARFPYADEVVVDWPHRYLERTEVDERTAVCVLTHDAKFDVPLLRLALDLPVAYVGAMGSRRTHEARLRLLREEGVTEDGLARLRSPIGLDLGARTPEETAVSITAEIIAQVHQGTGRPLTRMSGPIHRLPRSTSCP, encoded by the coding sequence ATGCTGAACATCGCGGACACACTGCACCGCTGGTGCCGCGAGGCACGCCCCTTCGCCCTGGCCACCATCGTCGGCGTGCACGGCAGCGCCCCTCTGCCGGTCGGCACGTCGGTCGCGGTGGACGAGAACGGCGACGCCGTCGGCAGCATCTCCGGCGGCTGTGTCGAGGGCGCGGTCTACGAGCTGTGCCGACAGGTGCTCCGCGACCGGGGCGCTCCGCAGCGCGCCTGGTTCGGCTACTCCGACGACGACGCCTTCGCCGTCGGCCTGACCTGCGGCGGCGAACTCGACGTCTTCGTCCAGTGCGTCGATCCCGCAGCCCGGCCGCACCTGTCCACGGCCCTCTCCGAGATCAACCGAGGACGACCGGTCGCCGTGGCGCAGGTCGTGGACGGCCCGGAGCCCCTCCTCGGCTCCACGCTGAGCGTGCTCGGCGGTGACCATGCCGCCTACGGGAGCGTGGACGACGGCCCGGCGAACCGGGCGGTGGCCGACCGGACCAGGGCCCTGCTACGGGCCGGTCGCACCGCCCGCATCGACATCGGCGGGGAGGGAGGCGGATGCCCCGAACGGCTGTCCGTCCTCGTCCACGTCCATCGGTCCCGGCCGCGTCTGCTGGTCTTCGGCGCCGTCGACTTCGCCGCAGCCCTCAGCCAAGCCGGCCGCTTCCTCGGCTACCACGTCACCGTGTGCGACGCCCGCCCCGTCTTCGCCACCCCCGCCCGCTTCCCGTACGCGGACGAAGTGGTCGTCGACTGGCCCCACCGCTACCTGGAACGCACCGAGGTGGACGAGCGCACCGCTGTATGCGTCCTCACGCACGACGCCAAGTTCGACGTCCCCCTGCTGCGCCTGGCGCTCGACCTGCCCGTCGCCTACGTGGGGGCCATGGGCTCCCGGCGCACCCACGAGGCGCGACTGCGGCTCCTGCGCGAGGAGGGGGTCACCGAAGACGGGTTGGCCCGGCTGCGTTCCCCGATCGGCCTCGACCTCGGAGCCCGCACGCCCGAGGAGACGGCCGTCTCCATCACCGCGGAGATCATCGCCCAGGTCCACCAGGGCACGGGCCGACCTCTGACGCGGATGAGCGGCCCGATCCACCGGCTGCCGAGGTCGACGAGCTGCCCATAG